Proteins co-encoded in one Candida albicans SC5314 chromosome 3, complete sequence genomic window:
- a CDS encoding uncharacterized protein (Putative mitochondrial protein with a predicted role in respiratory growth; fluconazole-induced; ketoconazole-repressed; mutants display a strong defect in flow model biofilm formation; Spider biofilm induced) — translation MFRLIASGAQQGLRPSLISKVKPPTTTTTTSTTSKFTSTTQHFPFENNNLLGYQVRNNSSQAGVASEPKISLPETDVYQQKLLKYNIKKHEPYHLKFNPKTKNQRNNDSASSFSIDEFSQLLQDETFRNQLNEKHLFVYASNLYSGTINSRRARLNKSKNRDKDQRSAFREDMTLQSAVLNLTEIISTGELNSVLSARTLFKVFGTLLQFKLNDEIVNLWETGVNSDVGKLYLAHEVLSIVIQVGHETRRFNYDEIKQIYEMSVKEDKTVHPYLSDRMGQVAVMEGDYVTALDALESLMNLYEQNPNEKSVLGALAQIHLSFIGHSKDLAIAERFFEKGLQKEGLPYSVIMKAPYMTSFLSNCIAGGYSMEEVIDFWRRISKHYLEQDFDLISSQSTLHAGFFKSFFEKYPEPSKEAIDLLNLAIESAPKVNEVLLNTLISNLPWADKEIFNKLLNLYQEKNVTKSIVSHRIILKQSKQIEYTNEEILQLWNELLGKLDEAGYTYIANADWSALRASTMFSGKFSYQRTGLYLSVLGKYKDYMQNNFAAIQFLRNWVRDANAYRLISKITLEENPQFDGAIKVDIPEFDSLRPNINYREVTKQVTDADPRLLE, via the coding sequence ATGTTTAGATTAATTGCCAGTGGTGCCCAACAAGGGTTGAGACCAAGTTTAATCCTGAAAGTTAAGCCTcctaccactaccaccacaacatcaacaacatccaAATTCACATCAACTACTCAACATTTCCcctttgaaaataataatttattggGTTATCAAGTGAGAAATAACTCGTCACAAGCAGGAGTTGCATCTGAACCAAAAATATCCCTCCCAGAAACAGATGTTTACCAACAAAAGCTACTCAAATACAACATTAAAAAACACGAGCCATATCATTTAAAGTTTAATCCTAAGACTAAAAACCAGAGAAACAACGATTCAGCATCAAGCTTTAGTATAGATGAATTTCTGCAATTATTACAAGATGAAACATTTAGAAACCAGCTTAATGAAAAgcatttgtttgtttatgCCTCTAATCTTTATAGTGGCACAATCAACCTGAGAAGGGCTAGATTGAACAAGTCCAAAAATAGAGATAAAGATCAAAGATCAGCATTCCGTGAAGATATGACTTTACAAAGTGCTGTTTTGAATCTTACTGAAATAATTTCCACTGGTGAATTGAATTCTGTGTTATCTGCAAGAACTCTATTCAAAGTTTTTGGTACTTTATTGcaatttaaattaaatgatgaaattgtcAACCTTTGGGAAACAGGAGTCAATTCTGACGTTGGTAAATTATATTTGGCTCATGAAGTGTTATCTATTGTTATCCAAGTGGGCCATGAAACTAGAAGATTCAattatgatgaaattaaacaaatttatgAAATGAGTGTTAAAGAAGACAAAACAGTTCATCCATATTTAAGTGATAGAATGGGTCAAGTTGCTGTCATGGAAGGGGACTATGTGACTGCATTGGACGCCTTGGAATCTTTGATGAACCTTTATGAACAAAATCCAAATGAAAAGTCTGTTTTGGGAGCATTAGCTCAAATCCATTTGTCATTTATTGGACATAGTAAAGACTTGGCTATTGCCGAAAGATTTTTCGAAAAAGGTTTACAAAAAGAGGGATTGCCATATTCTGTTATTATGAAGGCTCCTTATATGACTTCATTTTTGAGCAATTGTATTGCTGGTGGATACTCAATGGAAGAAGTTATTGACTTTTGGAGACGTATTAGTAAACATTATCTTGAAcaagattttgatttgatttctaGTCAATCTACTTTACACGCtggatttttcaaatcatttttcGAAAAATACCCTGAACCATCAAAGGAAGCCATTGACTTATTGAATTTAGCAATCGAAAGTGCCCCCAAAGTTAATGAAGTGTTATTAAACACGTTGATTTCAAACTTGCCATGGGCagataaagaaatttttaacAAACTTCTCAATTTGTACCAAGAAAAGAATGTTACCAAGAGTATTGTCTCCCATCGTATCATCTTGAAACAGagtaaacaaattgaatacACGAATGAGGAAATTTTACAACTTTGGAATGAATTATTAGGTAAATTAGATGAGGCAGGTTATACTTATATTGCTAATGCAGATTGGTCTGCATTAAGAGCTTCAACTATGTTCTCCGGAAAATTCAGTTACCAAAGAACTGGATTGTATTTGTCAGTGTTGGGTAAATATAAGGATTACATGCAAAACAATTTTGCTGctattcaatttttgagaAATTGGGTCAGAGATGCTAATGCCTACAGATTAATTAGTAAAATTACGTTGGAAGAAAACCCACAATTTGATGGTGCCATAAAAGTTGATATCCCTGAATTTGACAGTTTAAGaccaaatatcaattatcgTGAGGTCACTAAACAAGTCACTGATGCTGATCCAAGATTACTTGAATAA
- a CDS encoding uncharacterized protein (Ortholog of C. dubliniensis CD36 : Cd36_86660, Candida tenuis NRRL Y-1498 : cten_CGOB_00028, Candida tropicalis MYA-3404 : CTRG_05695 and Candida albicans WO-1 : CAWG_02979): protein MGHHASKHKHKSGIHSTTAKVGTPSSKPKSSTTAAPSSTSKSKLGSKLTTRSTSRKSQFTKESRPLGSKDENDHQNNVTLNAKEASAKAAEERLQKLQGQKSGQRDRLKDKAKQSKNDKGL, encoded by the coding sequence ATGGGTCACCATGCATCCAAACATAAGCATAAATCGGGTATTCATTCAACTACAGCAAAAGTAGGCACCCCATCCTCAAAACCCAAAAGTTCGACCACTGCTGCTCCTTCAAGCACTCTGAAACTGAAATTGGGATCTAAACTCACGACTAGATCAACGTCAAGAAAATCACAATTTACAAAAGAGTCAAGACCATTAGGCAGtaaagatgaaaatgatcATCAAAATAATGTTACGTTAAATGCTAAAGAAGCACTGGCAAAAGCTGCGGAAGAACGATTACAAAAACTACAAGGACAAAAATCAGGACAACGTGATAGACTAAAAGATAAAGCTAAACAAAGCAAGAATGATAAAGGATTATAG
- a CDS encoding uncharacterized protein (Protein of unknown function; flow model biofilm repressed), producing MPKIIYYDVDFIEFDNIITQLIVETCQSHNSLDIHQIIDYFHYCFEVYVVVNQQSLRISSQRIDTTLEILESKLFMFEIPVFIKDAIREMARPMITAKTSFGMNSANNNSNIYLPNVNIISGKQYLKSFANNRYKRLINNLMSAMDLRKVYWHHLEIEEIDTLGFSMYHDEKNLISSFTALPQFRFLTVALLKHIRFNQFRLVNDSEGNKSNEISPGWINLDRGMKNQPPIRIDNAIEIFQDTNLTNGFCVYRNNGKVTINSQSLMGTKVDLRDYKFKFDERFPTENKFLNGSLQSSQQERHHHPRKSLSIIPSLNNNYHYRVYKKSNNSIHKVTKPDNYKKKDISTSKVSVKV from the coding sequence ATGccaaaaattatttattatgaTGTCGATTTCATTGAGTTTGATAATATAATAACTCAACTAATTGTTGAAACGTGTCAAAGTCATAATAGCTTAGATATTCaccaaataattgattatttccATTACTGCTTTGAAGTATATGTTGTGGttaatcaacaatcattACGAATTTCCTCGCAACGAATTGACACCACTCTCGAAATATTAGAAAGCAAACTATTTATGTTTGAGATCCCTGTATTTATAAAAGATGCTATTCGAGAAATGGCTAGACCAATGATTACCGCCAAAACTTCTTTTGGAATGAATAGTGctaacaataatagtaatatcTATTTACCTAATGTTAACATAATTTCAGGGaaacaatatttgaaacTGTTTGCAAATAACAGATATAAAcgattgattaataatttaatgtCTGCAATGGACTTGCGAAAAGTGTACTGGCATCAtttagaaattgaagaaatcgATACTTTGGGATTTTCCATGTATCatgatgaaaaaaaccTTATATCGTCATTTACTGCATTGCCGCAATTTAGATTTTTAACCGTTGCATTATTGAAACACATTagatttaatcaatttagatTAGTCAATGATAGTGAAGGTAACAAATCCAATGAAATTAGTCCAGGCTGGATTAATTTAGATAGAGGTATGAAAAATCAACCACCTATTAGAATTGATAATgctattgaaattttccaaGATACTAATTTAACCAATGGATTTTGTGTTTATAGAAATAATGGTAAGGTCACAATAAATTCTCAATCATTAATGGGTACTAAAGTTGATTTAAGagattataaatttaaatttgatgaacGATTCCCGACTGAGaataaattcttgaatGGTTCATTACAAAGTCTGCAACAAGAACGTCACCACCACCCTAGAAAGTCATTATCTATCATACCATCCCTCAATAATAACTACCATTACCGTGTTTATAAAAAGagtaataattcaattcataaAGTGACTAAACCCGATaattacaaaaagaaagatataTCAACATCAAAAGTTTCTGTTAAAGTTTAG
- a CDS encoding uncharacterized protein (Protein with Mob2p-dependent hyphal regulation), translated as MGQSFYEKEQKKIKSTIKLPLLELVLKFLPHLQPTIQEKDDMWEIVAIELTNLQYSKILSSSSSSAATVTTAGTMASGGSKNEKSYSILQRTKLLAGQKPSSKVVEELESMPELNGIYVRDYYEELFNKFKSDFQFSIAMNRPDVLDGSRSGNPMMANIIKDRSDALLYELYRLEFKDIELISKLSQEHLENKLRKQLNKLYKIPNHDDKQQEGDEDDEEGRNGEYDAIFDSQELLEKYKTSSYNNKNQMLHDEITKKDKKLEQLKVENQRLLELNHELLEQMNGGNRNSIGQL; from the coding sequence ATGGGTCAATCATTTTATGAAAAggaacaaaagaaaattaaatcaactaTCAAATTGCCTTTGTTAGAATTGGTATTGAAATTCTTACCACATTTACAACCAACAATACAAGAGAAAGATGATATGTGGGAAATAGTCGCCATTGAATTAACCAATTTacaatattcaaaaatctTATCTTCGTCCTCGTCATCAGCAGCAACAGTAACAACTGCAGGAACAATGGCATCGGGTGGactgaaaaatgaaaagtCGTATTCAATACTACAGCGTACAAAACTACTTGCGGGCCAAAAACCATCGAGTAAAGTAGTAGAAGAACTTGAATCTATGCCTGAATTAAATGGGATTTATGTACGTGATTATTatgaagaattatttaaCAAGTTTAAATctgattttcaattctcgATTGCCATGAATCGGCCAGATGTACTAGATGGATCTAGGTCAGGTAATCCTATGATGGCAAACATTATTAAAGATAGAAGTGATGCCTTGTTATATGAATTATATCGTTTGGAATTtaaagatattgaattgatttccaAGTTGAGTCAAGAACATTTAGAAAATAAGTTACGtaaacaattgaacaaaCTATATAAAATACCAAACCATGACGACAAGCAGCAAGAGGGCGATGAGGATGACGAGGAAGGCAGAAATGGGGAATATGATGCCATATTTGATTCACAAGAATTACTAGAAAAATACAAGACTAGTCtgtataataataagaatcAAATGCTACACGATGAAATTACtaaaaaagacaaaaagtTGGAACAGTTAAAGGTTGAGAATCAACGattattagaattgaaTCATGAGTTATTGGAGCAAATGAATGGAGGGAATAGGAACAGTATTGGACAACTTTAG
- a CDS encoding uncharacterized protein (Protein of unknown function; regulated by Sef1p-, Sfu1p-, and Hap43p) — MILKSMGLHYLYYLVMIATKSLSDNYPSIXLRKERKVSINQWVQIVEDLIVLQATVAVAANFTQMVLPKTEKGKGIFKLKKPFKNEKPAEKYIDLYPIQMSSVAQLDNGQSVMSTNFDTYTLILQLGYILSTVDEWEINNYRVRVIVFVEFSNEVADEKERLAGLLSSLRIDAEIRVICLENANLDSYNYMIKGYTKSQSNKTQYDKVDRVLACDQWWKNLSKARETLREIEKRKTLGKQKLRIIPTRTDSNSSLLPETFQPLNLTSRSPQGVQVQGLKNNRRYTLSNLQEQGMSLSFNLRAANSTTGKDLLYADSIVDSSDSESEDSSSVATSNTTANLGYVSSRDNSYVNLASSQATLENTQRGDLPKVKNTLKEQNVYSRTHTPEILSSRSSVINLRPNFSSVKIPTAKINDEAEDGDDQEEDEEEEGAETDNVQGKEEDETNKETAEKGSILIKDKQSKTKDRSKQSIQFVADEPPKDLSVNPESSQSNQKGGKPKTKNLIVNDDEIIHHMETPQFLAAEDDDETDFLQMSLRDSKFPSCGPSSARSEVYKQKPTLSTNQSADSERTITRKQLQEELKNLTFNDIPAKGQHLVLNELMSRNSPSDKTHIIFSTLPAPSNGTHLNDTDSFDYTNNLAIWLDDLPPILLVNSQTVTVTTAL; from the coding sequence ATGATTTTAAAAAGCATGGGCTTGCATTACCTATATTACCTAGTTATGATAGCAACCAAAAGTTTGTCGGACAATTACCCACTGATACAWTTGAGgaaggaaagaaaagtGTCCATTAATCAATGGgttcaaattgttgaagattTGATTGTATTACAAGCAACTGTTGCAGTTGCAGCAAATTTCACCCAAATGGTTTTGCCTAAAACAGAAAAGGGAAAAGggattttcaaattgaaaaaaccTTTTAAAAATGAGAAACCGGCAGAGAAATATATTGACTTGTACCCAATTCAAATGTCTTCTGTGGCACAACTTGACAATGGTCAATCGGTAATGTCAACTAACTTTGACACTTATACTTTGATTTTACAATTAGGGTACATCCTATCAACTGTTGATGAATGGGAAATCAACAACTACAGAGTACgtgttattgtttttgtcGAGTTTCTGAATGAAGTCGCTGATGAAAAGGAAAGATTAGCTGGATTGTTATCAAGTTTGAGAATTGATGCAGAAATTAGGGTCATTTGTTTGGAAAATGCAAATTTAGATTCTTATAATTATATGATCAAAGGGTACACGAAATCACAGCTGAATAAGACTCAGTATGATAAAGTTGACAGAGTCTTGGCATGTGATCAATGGTGGAAGAACTTGTCGAAAGCAAGAGAAACATTAcgtgaaattgaaaaaaggaaaactTTAGgtaaacaaaaattgagaATTATACCAACAAGAACAGACTCAAATTCATCACTCCTTCCAGAGACATTCCAACCATTGAATTTAACTTCCAGAAGTCCACAAGGGGTTCAAGTTCAAGGCTTGAAGAATAATAGAAGATATACACTTTCCAATTTACAAGAACAAGGGATgtcattatcatttaatttgaGAGCTGCCAATCTGACGACAGGAAAAGATTTACTATATGCTGATTCAATAGTTGATAGTAGTGACAGTGAATCAGAAGACTCGTCATCAGTTGCCACTTCAAACACTACTGCCAATCTTGGCTATGTGTCGTCTAGAGATAATAGTTATGTCAATCTTGCTTCCTCGCAAGCTACATTAGAAAACACGCAAAGGGGAGATCTTCCTAAAGTCAAAAATACGTTAAAAGAGCAAAATGTGTATTCAAGAACCCATACACCAGAGATATTATCCAGTAGATCTTCTGTCATCAATTTGAGACCAAATTTCCTGTCTGTTAAAATCCCAACTGCAAAAATTAATGACGAAGCTGAAGATGGGGATGACCAAGAGGAGgatgaagaggaagagGGAGCTGAAACAGATAACGTTCAAGGCAAAGAAGAGGATGaaacaaataaagaaaCTGCCGAAAAGGGAAGTATTCTCATCAAGGATAAACAGTCCAAGACAAAAGATAGATCTAAACAATcgattcaatttgttgcAGATGAACCTCCAAAGGATTTACTGGTAAATCCTGAATCATCACAAAGTAACCAGAAAGGTGGTAAAcccaaaaccaaaaatctTATTGTCAACGATGATGAAATAATCCATCATATGGAAACGCCACAATTTTTAGCTGCcgaagatgatgatgagacAGATTTCCTACAAATGTCATTGAGAGACAGTAAATTTCCTTCATGTGGTCCATCAAGTGCTAGATCTGAAGTGTATAAACAGAAACCAACTTTGTCAACAAATCAAAGCGCCGATTCTGAGAGAACTATAACTAGAaaacaattacaagaagaattgaagaaCTTAACATTCAATGATATCCCTGCAAAGGGACAACATTTGGTTTTGAATGAGTTAATGAGTAGAAATTCGCCATCTGATAAAACCCACATTATTTTTAGTACATTACCTGCTCCATCAAACGGTACTCATTTAAACGATACTGATTCCTTTGATTACACTAACAATTTGGCTATTTGGTTAGATGATTTACCACCAATTTTGTTAGTCAATTCGCAAACCGTAACTGTTACAACTGCATTATAA
- a CDS encoding uncharacterized protein (Putative enoyl-CoA hydratase; Spider biofilm induced), translating to MSFDAKNYSDYEFFTISQIEPGFVHVQYTNPKTLNAFTEKNWRNYGEIFKRLDQESDVQLILVSSGVPRSFSSGLNLKAAMELFGSDEPRDQAIKHLHEHIVDFQDAIGIPSRISTPTIGVLNGLNLGLALDMSSAYSIRIAVKDAVFSIAEVNIGIAADIGSLQRLPSVVNNKSLLMQHALLGDKFGAEEALKLGFVSCVVDSIDEGVEFAKTLGEKICDAPAWAIKGTKKYIQHILNGGTVEEGLKSIAEYNAVNITDSKMKL from the coding sequence ATGTCTTTCGATGCTAAAAACTATTCCGATTACGAATTTTTCACAATCTCACAAATAGAGCCAGGATTTGTTCACGTTCAATACACTAACCCAAAAACATTGAATGCTTTTACCgaaaaaaattggagaAATTATGGAGAAATCTTTAAAAGATTAGATCAAGAATCTGAtgttcaattaattttggttTCATCAGGGGTTCCAAGATCTTTTTCTTCGggattgaatttaaaagCAGCTATGGAATTATTTGGAAGTGATGAACCAAGAGATCAAGCCATTAAACATTTACATGAAcatattgttgatttccAAGATGCTATTGGTATCCCCTCAAGAATTAGTACACCAACTATTGGGGTTTTGAATGGACTTAACCTTGGTTTAGCACTTGACATGTCTTCTGCTTATAGTATCAGAATTGCCGTTAAGGATGCCGTGTTTTCTATTGCTGAAGTCAATATTGGAATTGCTGCAGACATTGGATCTTTACAAAGATTGCCATCTGTTGTCAATaacaaatcattattaatgcAACATGCTTTGTTGGGAGATAAATTTGGTGCTGAAGAAGCTTTGAAATTAGGATTTGTGAGTTGTGTTGTTGACTCTATTGATGAAGGTGTTGAATTTGCTAAAACATTAGGTGAAAAGATATGTGATGCACCTGCTTGGGCTATTAAAGGTactaaaaaatatattcaacaCATTTTAAATGGTGGTACTGTTGAAGAAGGTTTGAAGAGTATTGCTGAATATAATGCTGTGAACATTACTGATAgcaaaatgaaattataa
- the PRP5 gene encoding DEAD-box RNA helicase (Putative pre-mRNA processing RNA-helicase; induced upon adherence to polystyrene; rat catheter and Spider biofilm induced), with protein sequence MSIDNQASTALKNSGQEVKNNTNQTSELSKEEKLRKRREQLELWRQKKQQQQQEQEEVQNKAKKTEDSTNNTSTEEVKKSRQQRIEEWKRARLQKQQATKEKTTTITIKKKVHSQTTRPTLKRNLDFGDDEDDRKNSHRPVFKKPSLEYDEISEHQNDKESEDELDVFLASIRESELKSDNTKAEKAIESIPEGDVENEKENDDYGGDGDEEDESDEESRLQDLISTKLTKLQNKGKELQSIDHSQENYQEFRKVFYREAYELSALSDEQVELIRQDLDNIKVKGTDVPRPILKWSHLALPTNLSSVIHDKLKFEKPSAIQSQALPTILSGRDVIGIAKTGSGKTLSYVLPMLRHIQDQQFSKDNQGPIGLILSPTRELALQIEKEILNFTKRNNNLRVCCCYGGSSIENQINELKKGVEIIVGTPGRVIDLLAANSGRVLNLKRCTFVVLDEADRMFDLGFEPQVNKILTQIRPDRQTVLFSATFPRKMETLAKQILTDPVVIIVGGISVVAPEIKQEVVLFETSAEEQDKYKQQRVEKLHDILTNYQIEHPDSKILVFTEKQNDADELVANLLSNKYPAIAIHGGKDQMDRKYAIKEFASMDSGINILIATSIAARGLDVRNLGLVINFDPPNHMEDYVHRVGRTGRAGAKGNAITFVSSSQPKEVFNLVKALKLSHSDIDPKLEEIANKFVTKVKAGKEKISSGFGGKGLDNLQEVRDNKLKLEKQRFGDQQPQRQQEETETKKSNDEPVPDIALPEFNIIEGNTPETSGPDKCKFYCRIVINDLPQKVRWNIVQRESLSKIIDESRTSITTRGQYYPPGSKPLSNDQERNGSLAKLYLLVEGLTLQSVTEAITLIKKKMLESLDILNQRENLQPTGRYVV encoded by the coding sequence ATGAGTATTGATAATCAAGCACTGACTGCTTTGAAAAATAGTGGTCAAGaagttaaaaataatactaacCAAACAAGTGAATTATcgaaagaagaaaagttAAGAAAGCGTAGGGAACAGTTAGAATTATGGAGGCAAaaaaagcaacaacagcaacaagaacaagaagaggTACAGAATAAGGCCAAGAAAACAGAAGATAGTACCAACAATACTAGTACTGAAGAAGTTAAAAAGTCCCGTCAACAAAGAATAGAAGAATGGAAACGAGCAAGattacaaaaacaacagGCAACCAAAGAGAAAACCACAACTATTacaattaagaaaaaagttCATCTGCAAACAACTAGACCAACTCTTAAACGAAATTTAGATTTTggagatgatgaagatgatagGAAAAATTCACATAGACCTGTCTTTAAAAAACCAAGTTTAGAGTATGATGAAATACTGGAACATCAAAACGATAAAGAGTCTGAAGATGAACTAGATGTTTTTCTTGCCTCAATTCGTGAGTCTGAATTGAAGTCTGATAATACAAAAGCCGAAAAAGCTATTGAAAGTATACCGGAAGGAGATGTGGAGAACGAGAAAGAGAATGATGACTATGGCGGCGACGGCGATGAGGAGGATGAACTGGACGAAGAATCAAGATTACAAGATTTAATTTCTACAAAATTGACAAAACTTCAAAACAAAGGTAAAGAATTACAGTCAATTGACCATTCACAAGAAAATTACCAAGAGTTTCGTAAAGTTTTCTATCGTGAAGCTTATGAATTACTGGCTCTACTGGATGAACAGGTAGAACTAATTAGACAAGATCTTGATAATATAAAAGTAAAAGGTACAGATGTACCGCGACCAATACTAAAATGGAGTCATTTAGCATTACCAACGAATCTATCGTCGGTTATTCatgataaattaaagtTTGAGAAACCATCTGCAATTCAAAGTCAAGCATTGCCCACAATTTTGTCTGGTCGTGATGTGATCGGAATTGCCAAAACAGGGTCAGGGAAAACATTATCTTATGTATTACCAATGCTTAGACATATACAGGATCAACAGTTTCTGAAAGATAACCAAGGTCCCATTGGTCTAATATTAAGTCCTACTCGTGAGTTGGCGttacaaattgaaaaagaaatattaaaCTTTACCAAAAGGAATAATAATCTAAGGgtatgttgttgttatggGGGTAGCTCcattgaaaatcaaattaacgAGTTGAAAAAAGGGGTTGAAATAATCGTCGGTACTCCAGGTCGAGTCATTGATTTGTTGGCAGCTAATTCTGGAAGAGTCCTAAACCTCAAGAGATGTACATTTGTGGTATTAGATGAAGCCGATAGAATGTTTGATTTGGGATTTGAGCCACAAGtcaataaaatattaaCGCAAATCAGACCGGATAGACAAACGGTATTATTTTCGGCGACATTCCCAAGGAAAATGGAAACGTTGGCCAAACAGATTTTAACGGATCCGGTTGTAATAATTGTGGGTGGTATCAGTGTGGTTGCTCCtgaaattaaacaagaAGTTGTTTTGTTTGAGACTTCAGCTGAAGAGCAGGATAAATACAAACAACAGCGTGTGGAGAAGTTGCATGATATATtaacaaattatcaaatagAACATCCTGACTCTAAGATTCTAGTATTTACTGAAAAGCAAAATGATGCTGATGAGTTAGTTgctaatttattatcaaacaaaTATCCTGCTATTGCTATTCATGGTGGCAAGGATCAAATGGATAGAAAGTATGCCATTAAAGAATTTGCTAGTATGGACAGTGGaattaatattttgattgCCACTTCTATAGCTGCCAGGGGATTAGATGTAAGAAATCTTGGGTTGGTTATTAATTTTGACCCACCAAATCATATGGAAGATTACGTTCATCGAGTTGGTCGAACAGGCAGAGCTGGTGCAAAGGGAAACGCTATAACGTTTGTTAGTTCTAGTCAACCAAAAGAGGTTTTCAATTTAGTAAAGGCATTAAAATTGAGTCATTCTGATATTGATCCTAAACTAGAAGAAATAGCTAACAAGTTTGTCACCAAAGTTAAAGCAGGTAAAGAAAAGATTAGTTCCGGTTTTGGTGGCAAAGGCTTAGataatttacaagaagTTAGAGATAACAAGttgaaattagaaaaacaaagattTGGTGatcaacaaccacaacgCCAACAAGAGGAAACGGAGACGAAAAAACTGAATGATGAACCTGTTCCAGATATCGCTTTACCTgaattcaatatcattgAAGGTAACACTCCAGAAACTTCGGGTCCAGACAAATGTAAATTTTATTGTCgaattgttattaatgatttacCTCAAAAAGTGAGATGGAATATAGTACAACGAGAGAGTTTATCCAAGATCATTGATGAGTCAAGAACCTCTATAACAACAAGAGGTCAGTACTATCCACCAGGTTCAAAACCATTATCCAATGatcaagaaagaaatgGCAGTTTAGCaaaattgtatttgttAGTTGAGGGGTTGACTTTGCAATCAGTTACCGAGGCTATTACgttgatcaaaaaaaaaatgttggaAAGTTTGGATATTTTGAACCAAAGAGAAAACTTACAACCAACAGGAAGATATGTTGTATGA